A single Anopheles maculipalpis chromosome 3RL, idAnoMacuDA_375_x, whole genome shotgun sequence DNA region contains:
- the LOC126562823 gene encoding 60S ribosomal protein L8, with translation MGRVIRAQRKGAGSVFRAHTKKRKGQPKLRHLDYAERHGYLKGVVKQIIHDPGRGAPLAVVNFRDPYRFRLSKQLFIAAEGMYTGQFVYCGRRAQLQIGNVIPIGLMPEGTIVCNLEEKTGDRGKLARTSGNYASVIAHNPDTKRTRVKLPSGAKKVLPSANRAMVGIVAGGGRIDKPILKAGRAYHKYKVKRNCWPKVRGVAMNPVEHPHGGGNHQHIGKASTVKRGTPPGRKVGLIAARRTGRIRGGKGDEKFKEKEKK, from the exons ATGGGACGCGTTATTCGCGCGCAGCGTAAAGGTGCCGGATCGGTGTTCCGGGCACACACCAAGAAGCGAAAGGGACAGCCCAAGCTGCGCCATCTCGACTATGCCGAACGTCACGGTTACCTGAAGGGTGTCGTTAAG CAAATTATTCACGATCCAGGCCGTGGTGCTCCGCTGGCGGTCGTAAACTTCCGCGATCCCTACCGCTTCCGGCTGAGCAAGCAGCTGTTCATTGCCGCCGAAGGTATGTACACTGGCCAGTTCGTGTACTGTGGTCGTCGGGCCCAGCTGCAGATCGGTAacgtcatcccgatcggtctgATGCCGGAAGGTACGATTGTGTGCAATCTGGAAGAGAAGACCGGAGACCGTGGCAAGCTGGCGCGTACGTCCGGCAACTACGCCTCGGTCATTGCGCACAACCCGGACACGAAGCGTACCCGTGTGAAGCTGCCGTCCGGTGCGAAGAAGGTGCTACCGTCGGCGAACCGTGCGATGGTCGGTATTGTGGCCGGTGGCGGTCGTATCGACAAGCCCATCCTGAAGGCTGGCCGTGCGTACCACAAGTACAAGGTGAAGCGTAACTGCTGGCCGAAGGTGCGCGGTGTGGCGATGAACCCCGTCGAGCATCCGCACGGTGGTGGTAACCATCAGCACATCGGTAAGGCGTCGACCGTCAAGCGTGGCACGCCTCCGGGTCGCAAGGTCGGTCTCATCGCTGCCCGTCGTACCGGTCGTATCCGTGGTGGCAAGGGCGACGAGAAGTtcaaggagaaggagaagaagtaa
- the LOC126561733 gene encoding DNA replication licensing factor Mcm7, with translation MQRDYAKDKETIKSFLAEFYREEDDGKKKFVYARQLTKIAHREQIQLIVDMDDLISFRDEVAEAIQMNARRYVKLFSDAVFELLPSYKEREVMNKDTLDIFIEHRLMMQGRLHNPNDARDARNNIPMELIKRYDVYFKAPSTAKAVSIRDVKADQIGKLVTVRGIVTRCTEVKPMMTVATYTCDRCGAETYQPVTSMSFKPAIDCPSEDCRVNKAGGRLYLQTRGSKFVKFQEIKIQEHSDQVPVGHIPRSLTVMCRGETTRCAQPGDHVVITGIFLPIQKTGFRAVVSGLLSETFLDAHRIVCLNKSDDGELNNELTQEELDELAKDDFYTRIASSLAPEIYGHLDVKKALLLLLVGGVDRSPDGMKIRGNINICLMGDPGVAKSQLLGYIDRLAVRSQYTTGRGSSGVGLTAAVMKDPLTGEMVLEGGALVLADQGVCCIDEFDKMADEDRVSIHEVMEQQTISIAKAGIMTCLNARVSILAAANPAYGRYNPRRTIEQNIQLPAALLSRFDLLWLIQDKADRDNDLRLAKHITYVHSHGKQPPSRIKTLDMALIRRYIALCKRKIPVITPELTDYIVNAYVELRREARNSRDMTFTSARNLLGILRLSTALARLRLADTVEKDDVKEALRLLAMSKDSLNQIEHRDTHVQNTSDKIFALVRELAGESKTVKVADIMERCTTKGYKPDEVDECIETYEELNVWQVNQTRTKITFL, from the exons atgcaGCGCGATTACGCCAAAGACAAAG AAACAATCAAATCTTTCCTGGCGGAGTTTTACCGCGAGGAGGACGATGGGAAGAAGAAATTCGTTTACGCACGCCAGCTGACAAAGATTGCGCACCGGGAACAGATACAGCTTATCGTCGATATGGACGATCTGATCAGCTTCCGGGATGAGGTGGCCGAAGCAATACAGATGAATGCCCGCCGCTACGTGAAGCTGTTCTCGGACGCTGTGTTTGAGCTGTTGCCCTCGTACAAGGAGCGTGAGGTGATGAACAAGGACACGCTGGACATCTTCATCGAGCATCGGCTGATGATGCAGGGCCGGCTGCATAATCCGAACGATGCACGGGACGCACGAAACAACATTCCGATGGAACTGATCAAGCGGTACGATGTGTACTTTAAGGCGCCGAGCACCGCCAAAGCTGTATCGATCCGTGACGTGAAAGCGGACCAGATCGGCAAGCTGGTGACGGTGCGTGGTATTGTGACGCGCTGCACGGAGGTGAAGCCGATGATGACGGTGGCCACGTATACGTGCGATCGGTGTGGCGCGGAAACGTACCAGCCGGTAACGTCGATGAGCTTCAAGCCGGCGATCGACTGTCCGTCGGAAGATTGCCGCGTGAACAAGGCGGGTGGGCGGCTGTATCTGCAAACGCGTGGCTCGAAGTTTGTAAAGTTCCAGGAGATCAAGATCCAGGAGCACAGCGATCAGGTGCCGGTGGGTCACATTCCACGATCGCTTACGGTGATGTGCCGCGGGGAGACGACTCGCTGTGCTCAGCCGGGTGATCATGTGGTCATTACGGGTATTTTCCTGCCCATCCAGAAGACGGGCTTCCGGGCAGTTGTGTCCGGACTGTTGAGCGAAACGTTCCTCGATGCGCATCGAATCGTTTGTCTGAACAAATCGGATGATGGAGAGCTGAACAACGAGCTGACGCAGGAGGAGCTGGACGAGCTGGCGAAGGACGATTTCTACACGCGCATCGCCAGCAGTCTAGCGCCAGAAATTTACGGCCATTTGGATGTGAAGAAGGCGCTGCTATTGCTGTTGGTGGGAGGCGTCGACCGTAGTCCGGATGGTATGAAGATCCGTGGCAACATCAACATCTGCCTGATGGGTGATCCTGGTGTGGCCAAATCGCAGCTGCTTGGGTACATCGATCGATTGGCGGTGCGCAGTCAGTACACAACGGGGCGTGGTTCTTCGGGCGTCGGTTTAACGGCAGCCGTCATGAAGGATCCACTGACCGGCGAGATGGTGCTGGAGGGTGGCGCCCTTGTACTGGCCGATCAAGGTGTGTGCTGTATCGATGAGTTCGACAAGATGGCGGACGAGGATCGTGTATCGATACACGAGGTGATGGAACAGCAAACGATCTCGATAGCGAAGGCCGGCATTATGACGTGCTTGAATGCGCGTGTTTCCATCCTGGCCGCGGCCAATCCTGCCTACGGTCGGTACAATCCACGCCGTACGATCGAACAGAACATTCAGCTGCCGGCCGCGCTACTGTCCCGGTTCGATCTGCTTTGGCTGATCCAGGATAAGGCCGACCGGGACAATGATCTGCGACTCGCGAAACACATCACATACGTGCACAGCCACGGCAAGCAGCCACCGTCCCGCATCAAGACCCTCGATATGGCCCTGATCCGGCGGTACATTGCACTGTGCAAGCGTAAGATTCCCGTCATCACGCCGGAACTGACGGACTACATCGTGAACGCGTATGTGGAGTTACGCCGTGAGGCACGTAACAGCCGTGACATGACGTTCACGTCTGCCCGTAATCTGTTGGGTATTTTGCGTCTGTCAACTGCGTTGGCCCGGCTGCGGTTGGCCGATACCGTCGAGAAGGATGACGTAAAGGAAGCGCTCCGGCTGCTTGCTATGTCGAAGGATTCGCTGAACCAAATCGAGCATCGTGATACACA CGTACAAAACACCTCGGACAAGATATTTGCTCTCGTGCGCGAACTGGCCGGTGAGAGTAAGACCGTGAAGGTGGCCGACATTATGGAACGCTGCACGACCAAGGGCTACAAACCGGACGAGGTCGATGAGTGTATCGAAACGTACGAGGAGCTGAACGTGTGGCAGGTCAACCAGACGCGAACGAAAATCACTTTCCTCTAA
- the LOC126562953 gene encoding NEDD4 family-interacting protein 1, whose protein sequence is MPPTNNRPDELPPPKADFSAPPPYEANDPQQQQQLNEYGSQQSVPVPELTTKLPTYEEVQMEKMINHELPIPPMGPQMPPPPPSITSMGGVGRGVPGGPQVTFIAIDADGENITADNGLLGTDIMFVTAFLIAFLFNWIGFLVLTCFCHTIAARYGALSGFGLSLAKWTVIMKHTTDFASHENSWLWWLIMAFGFLICVRALVQYISIKRTWRLLSTSAQERLLFFY, encoded by the coding sequence ATGCCACCAACAAACAATCGACCGGATGAGCTACCGCCACCGAAGGCAGATTTCAGTGCACCGCCACCGTACGAAGCAAACgatccacagcagcagcagcagctgaacgAGTATGGTTCGCAGCAGTCCGTACCGGTGCCGGAGCTCACCACCAAGCTGCCCACCTACGAGGAGGTGCAGATGGAAAAGATGATCAATCACGAGCTACCAATACCGCCGATGGGACCGCAGatgccaccaccgccaccgagcATCACCTCGATGGGCGGTGTAGGCCGGGGCGTTCCCGGCGGTCCGCAGGTGACGTTCATAGCGATCGATGCGGACGGGGAAAACATTACCGCGGACAATGGGCTGCTCGGTACGGACATTATGTTTGTGACCGCGTTTTTGATTGCGTTCCTGTTCAATTGGATCGGTTTTTTGGTGCTGACGTGCTTCTGCCACACGATCGCTGCCCGGTACGGTGCCCTGTCCGGGTTTGGGCTGTCGCTTGCCAAGTGGACCGTAATCATGAAGCACACGACCGACTTTGCATCGCACGAAAACTCGTGGCTGTGGTGGTTGATAATGGCGTTCGGGTTTTTGATCTGTGTGCGAGCGTTGGTGCAGTACATTAGCATTAAGCGAACCTGGCGTCTGCTGTCCACGTCCGCCCAGGAGCGGCTACTGTTCTTTTACTAA